One genomic region from Leptolyngbyaceae cyanobacterium JSC-12 encodes:
- a CDS encoding aspartate/tyrosine/aromatic aminotransferase (IMG reference gene:2510096414~PFAM: Aminotransferase class I and II): MKLAARVGQLTPSLTLAIDAKAKGMKAEGADVCNFSVGEPDFPTPAHIRKACEDAIEAGKTRYGAVAGEMALRQAIAKKLQTENGLCYGAENVIVTNGGKHSLYNLFMATIEPGDEVIIPAPYWLSYPEMVKLAGGTPVIVQTETANNFKITPEQLQQAITPKTRFFVLNSPSNPTGVVYKPDEIRALATVIVENNISVVSDEIYEKLLYDNAKHLSIGAVSPEAFEHTVVSSGFAKAYAMTGWRVGFLAGSADLIKACSTIQGHSTSNVCTFAQYGAIAALESPQDCVEEMRQAFAERRKVILERINAIPGLSCVIPDGAFYVMPSIQQLGMTSLEFCEALLEEQQVVAVPGIAFGSDGYIRISYATDLDTINKGMDRLDKFVRSRI, translated from the coding sequence ATGAAACTGGCAGCAAGAGTTGGGCAGCTTACTCCTTCGTTGACGCTGGCGATTGATGCGAAAGCGAAGGGCATGAAGGCTGAAGGGGCGGATGTGTGCAATTTCAGTGTAGGGGAACCAGATTTCCCTACACCTGCCCATATTCGCAAAGCCTGTGAAGATGCGATTGAGGCAGGAAAAACTCGCTATGGAGCAGTTGCAGGTGAAATGGCATTGCGGCAAGCGATCGCCAAAAAGCTACAAACCGAAAATGGCCTCTGCTACGGTGCAGAAAACGTCATTGTTACTAATGGCGGCAAACATTCCCTGTATAACCTGTTCATGGCAACAATTGAGCCAGGAGATGAAGTAATTATTCCTGCTCCCTACTGGTTGAGTTATCCAGAAATGGTGAAGCTGGCGGGCGGAACGCCTGTAATCGTGCAAACTGAGACAGCAAATAATTTCAAGATCACGCCAGAACAGTTACAGCAAGCGATCACGCCTAAAACGCGCTTTTTTGTGTTGAATTCACCTTCAAATCCAACGGGTGTGGTCTATAAGCCAGATGAAATTCGGGCGTTGGCAACCGTGATTGTGGAAAATAACATTTCGGTAGTATCCGATGAGATCTACGAAAAGTTGCTATACGACAATGCTAAGCATCTCAGTATTGGTGCGGTCAGTCCGGAGGCGTTTGAACATACGGTTGTGAGTAGTGGCTTTGCTAAAGCGTATGCGATGACGGGCTGGCGTGTAGGCTTTTTGGCGGGTTCAGCGGATTTGATTAAGGCGTGTTCTACGATTCAGGGTCACAGTACCTCGAATGTGTGTACGTTTGCTCAGTATGGTGCGATCGCGGCGCTGGAAAGTCCCCAAGACTGTGTGGAAGAGATGCGGCAGGCTTTTGCTGAGCGGCGTAAGGTAATTTTGGAACGGATAAATGCCATTCCAGGATTAAGCTGTGTGATTCCAGATGGTGCGTTTTATGTGATGCCTAGCATTCAGCAACTAGGCATGACCTCGCTAGAATTCTGCGAAGCGTTGCTGGAAGAACAACAAGTGGTTGCTGTTCCAGGCATTGCTTTTGGCTCCGATGGATACATTCGGATTTCCTACGCGACCGATCTGGATACGATCAACAAAGGTATGGATCGGCTGGATAAATTTGTGCGATCGCGCATCTAA